CAGAGTTTTCATGTCGGGCACACTTTTGCCACTTCAGGAAAAAATTGTCAGGATTGACACCCTGCAGGGCATCACGAGAATCCTTTGGCAGACATGTTTTTTTCGGATCAAAGCTGTCCATGATATTTGTTTTTGAGTTACTTCCACCAGGTTGAGCCACCGCAGGCGAATGTGAATAAAGTACTTTCCCGTCATGAGCCACCAACTTGGACAACGCACCTCCCGCACGTTCAAACTGACACGAAGTCCCGTTTAAGGAATCATCCTCTGGCTGCCAGCCGGTTACAGACAAAACCCCGGTTTTGCCACTTTTCTTGGAGTACTGGATTTCAGCGTGAAACCCTTTTCGCGTCTTTTTTATAATCAGAACACCCTCTTCCATGGTTTCACAGCTTTAAATATCCTCACTTTCTCCCTCAATTAATCCTTCGGAAAAACGACGCATCCAATTAAGCAGAGCCAGAACTTCGTTGGTCACTGCACGGTATTGGGCACTATCCAATTCGGTTAAGGCATTTGCGAAAGACTTTTGTCCCAATGACACCAACTGCTTTTCGGTAGAAACCCATTCAGCAAGCTGATGGTAAATCAGTCCCCAAGGAGTATCCTTGCTTGGCTCACCATTCTTTGCCCCTTTCGAAAAAGCAAACGCCACTGCCGCGCCAAGCCCATTGACCTTGATCATCATGGGCATTTTCTTGACATAGGACTTATATTCCTTCTTTTTTGACAGCCTGGCGCCTTCTTCAGCATACCTGTATGCCATGGCTGCGCGGCCTTGTTCGAGCTTGTTTCTGGTTGTCAGACTCATAATTCAACGATTTTAGTGGTTACGATTCCTTTACCCAGTGTTGCATTGGCACCGATCTGCACGACACCGGGGAGGTTTTCTTTGAAAAATGAGAACACTTTCTCTTCTTCCATCCCATCCTTCCTGAATTCGTCCGATGACAAGACGAGTGTGTAAAGCACACTTTCCGCAGGCAAATATTCTTCATTGAAAAGAGCACCTTGGGCAACAGTTCCGGTTTCGTTGTCAATTTTGGTACGAGTAACTACCTCTGTGCTTATGTTTACAAAATCCCGGAAATCGTCGTCAGGCAAAACCACAATATCCTTTTTGATCTTTTCAGACCAATAGGAACCGTCGTTTCCAAAAAGCTGCTCGGCCAACCAGTCCGGG
The Gammaproteobacteria bacterium DNA segment above includes these coding regions:
- the cmr5 gene encoding type III-B CRISPR module-associated protein Cmr5, giving the protein MSLTTRNKLEQGRAAMAYRYAEEGARLSKKKEYKSYVKKMPMMIKVNGLGAAVAFAFSKGAKNGEPSKDTPWGLIYHQLAEWVSTEKQLVSLGQKSFANALTELDSAQYRAVTNEVLALLNWMRRFSEGLIEGESEDI